A single Sutterella megalosphaeroides DNA region contains:
- the murJ gene encoding murein biosynthesis integral membrane protein MurJ has protein sequence MSLIKSAATISGLTLVSRITGVIRDMLIARYFGASAETDAFYVAFRLPNMLRRLFAEGAFQQAFVPMLSDVRERESPERGAAFVDHVFTILGAAVLAASVLGVLCSPLLVWAIAGGMSENGEAFDLAVALTRFMFPYIAFMSLVALAASILNTLKHFAIPAATPILLNLSFIGCTILVAPRLEEPIWALAGAVMLGGVLQLGAQWVALARLGVRLRPRAFGTSLADADVRRVLKLMVPALFGVGVAQLSILINTNIASHLGHGAVTWLNYADRLMEFPTALLGVALGTVLLPGLSAAFAKNDLERYNGLLDHGLRLVVLVGLPASVGLWLTADALVAFLFQGRNFSPEDVRQTATAVVGYSAGLMGLIALKIVAPAFYARKDIRTPVRAAFASLVVVQLVNLAAVPLLAHAGLALSVGLGSCVNALTLLVILGKRRIYKPLAGWGVYALRVFLATALMGAALYWVQDGQDWTQLGWAYRALGVALLVAGAAVLYFGVLFVTGWRLRDLRPAKN, from the coding sequence ATGTCGCTCATCAAGTCCGCCGCCACGATTTCCGGCCTCACCCTGGTGTCCCGCATCACCGGGGTGATCCGAGACATGCTGATCGCCCGCTATTTCGGTGCGTCTGCGGAAACCGACGCGTTCTACGTTGCGTTTCGTCTTCCCAACATGCTTCGACGGCTCTTTGCCGAAGGGGCCTTCCAGCAGGCGTTCGTGCCGATGCTCTCCGACGTGCGCGAGCGCGAAAGTCCCGAGCGCGGCGCGGCCTTCGTCGACCACGTCTTCACGATTCTCGGTGCGGCGGTGCTGGCGGCAAGCGTCCTGGGGGTCCTCTGCTCGCCGCTGCTCGTCTGGGCGATTGCGGGCGGGATGAGCGAAAACGGCGAGGCCTTCGATTTGGCGGTCGCGCTCACGCGCTTCATGTTTCCCTACATCGCCTTCATGAGTCTCGTGGCGTTGGCGGCGTCGATCCTCAATACGCTTAAGCACTTTGCTATTCCGGCGGCGACGCCCATCCTTCTCAACCTCTCCTTCATCGGCTGCACGATCCTCGTCGCGCCCCGCTTGGAGGAACCCATCTGGGCGTTGGCGGGTGCCGTCATGCTCGGGGGCGTGTTGCAGCTCGGAGCTCAGTGGGTGGCGCTTGCGCGCCTCGGCGTGCGGCTACGGCCGCGTGCCTTCGGCACGAGCCTGGCGGACGCGGACGTGCGGCGCGTTCTGAAGCTCATGGTGCCCGCGCTCTTCGGCGTAGGGGTTGCGCAGCTTTCGATTTTGATCAACACCAACATTGCTTCGCATCTCGGGCACGGCGCGGTGACGTGGCTCAATTACGCCGACCGCCTGATGGAATTCCCGACGGCGCTTTTGGGTGTCGCGCTCGGAACGGTTTTGCTCCCGGGTCTTTCCGCCGCCTTTGCGAAAAACGATCTGGAGCGCTACAACGGTCTGCTCGACCACGGGTTGCGTCTCGTCGTTCTCGTGGGGCTCCCCGCGAGCGTCGGGTTGTGGCTTACGGCAGACGCGCTCGTTGCATTCCTCTTTCAGGGGCGCAATTTCTCGCCCGAAGACGTCCGTCAAACCGCGACCGCGGTCGTGGGTTACAGCGCGGGCCTGATGGGGCTCATCGCCTTGAAGATCGTGGCCCCCGCCTTTTACGCCCGCAAAGACATCCGAACGCCCGTGCGCGCGGCCTTCGCGTCGCTTGTGGTCGTACAGCTCGTCAACCTCGCGGCCGTGCCCCTTCTCGCGCACGCGGGGCTTGCTCTGTCGGTGGGGCTCGGGAGTTGCGTCAATGCCCTGACGCTCCTCGTTATTCTCGGAAAGCGCCGCATCTACAAGCCCCTTGCGGGCTGGGGCGTCTACGCGTTGCGGGTATTCCTTGCAACCGCCCTCATGGGGGCGGCCCTTTACTGGGTGCAGGACGGACAGGACTGGACGCAGCTCGGTTGGGCGTACCGTGCGCTCGGGGTGGCGCTGCTCGTCGCGGGCGCGGCGGTGCTCTACTTCGGGGTGCTCTTCGTCACGGGCTGGCGCCTGCGGGATCTGCGCCCGGCGAAGAACTGA
- a CDS encoding YgiW/YdeI family stress tolerance OB fold protein, with the protein MLTKKTAVSIVSAFALFAGVTALQAAPQGFDPAPQNAAVPAGPQGFDPVNVPKTVAEVKKNGYDDQHVVLKGRFTKQLSREKFEFTDDTGTIVAELDDDRNWSHIRKDAPVEITAEIERERLGTVIELDVKSARAL; encoded by the coding sequence ATGCTTACGAAGAAAACCGCCGTTTCCATCGTCTCCGCCTTCGCGCTCTTCGCAGGCGTCACCGCGCTTCAGGCCGCCCCGCAGGGGTTTGACCCCGCGCCCCAGAACGCCGCCGTGCCCGCGGGTCCTCAGGGGTTCGATCCCGTGAACGTCCCGAAGACCGTCGCCGAAGTGAAAAAGAACGGCTACGACGACCAGCACGTGGTTCTGAAGGGGCGCTTCACGAAGCAGCTCTCGCGTGAAAAGTTCGAATTCACGGACGACACGGGCACGATCGTGGCCGAACTCGACGACGACCGCAACTGGAGCCACATCCGCAAGGACGCCCCCGTTGAAATCACGGCCGAAATCGAACGCGAACGCCTCGGGACCGTGATCGAACTCGACGTGAAGAGCGCCCGCGCGCTCTGA
- a CDS encoding helix-turn-helix transcriptional regulator: protein MQFRKRVRLYEARKLLLSHRMNVAGSSFAVGYESSS from the coding sequence GTGCAGTTTCGTAAACGCGTGCGGCTCTACGAAGCGAGAAAGCTTCTGCTTTCGCACCGCATGAACGTCGCGGGGTCGTCGTTTGCGGTCGGGTACGAAAGCTCGTCGTAG
- a CDS encoding NAD(P)H-dependent oxidoreductase: MWHFPFYWYSVPALMKTWMDAVLTRGFAFGTGGTALHGKKLVLSFTTAAPAEEYVRGGGMGWPVKDFLPLLMQTARLCGLEMLTPIWTCGAMYVPGVSTEDDLRRVLEAADAHAERLSAEIESVEKSA, encoded by the coding sequence GTGTGGCACTTCCCCTTCTATTGGTACTCGGTGCCCGCTCTCATGAAGACGTGGATGGATGCCGTTCTGACGCGAGGTTTCGCGTTCGGTACGGGCGGCACGGCGCTTCACGGCAAGAAGCTCGTTTTGTCCTTTACGACGGCCGCTCCCGCCGAAGAGTACGTGCGAGGGGGCGGCATGGGCTGGCCCGTCAAGGATTTCCTACCGCTCCTGATGCAGACGGCGCGCCTCTGCGGGCTGGAGATGCTGACGCCCATCTGGACGTGCGGCGCCATGTACGTTCCGGGCGTGAGCACCGAAGACGACTTGCGCCGCGTCCTTGAGGCGGCCGACGCGCACGCCGAGCGTCTCTCGGCCGAAATCGAATCGGTTGAAAAGTCCGCCTGA
- a CDS encoding putative quinol monooxygenase, producing the protein MGRESMRLEPGVRVLYSLQAKKDPTSFAILEIYESEEAYRHHIRTLHFRKYKEGTADMVTSLELVDCDPLVPEALIKP; encoded by the coding sequence GTGGGCCGCGAATCGATGCGGCTTGAGCCCGGCGTTCGCGTGCTCTACAGCCTTCAGGCAAAGAAGGATCCGACGTCGTTTGCGATCCTTGAAATCTACGAAAGCGAAGAGGCCTATCGGCATCACATCCGGACGCTGCATTTCCGCAAGTACAAGGAGGGAACGGCCGACATGGTGACGAGCCTCGAACTCGTCGACTGCGATCCGCTCGTCCCCGAAGCGCTCATCAAACCGTAA
- a CDS encoding porin: protein MTRLTRSASAAALALAIFGMFGTAQAADVEVYGRLDTGFLYTINHGDAQDTAEMTSGRSTGSRWGLKGSEALTNDGWAVHFVLESGFDSDTGEFSSSGKLFGRQSTLSLYHRSYGELAFGRSGKPMSGSDQFTRIGRFTPFGVTYGDAGLLFYGKGGRVDNGIFYQSPKLAGFRVVLAGSLNTSGTEAEKWNDNNRFLGGTVDYTYGNFGVMVGAERIFMSDEDYADNDDADPTTLFVGAKYDFGFMELMGGYQRGWGLDRVGALQSIKIGKHGEVAKNAQIKDWDGNSYMIGARIPAWGGSVRLSGIYVEGENSRNIANNNVGDLGRDAGYYALGAGYIYPFSKRTNVYGVLSHLEGRKGLAKDYNIYNGDGDLDRTTIAVGLVHKF, encoded by the coding sequence ATGACTCGACTCACCCGCTCGGCCTCGGCGGCCGCCCTCGCGCTCGCGATTTTCGGAATGTTCGGAACGGCCCAAGCCGCCGACGTTGAAGTCTACGGTCGTCTCGACACGGGCTTCCTTTATACGATCAACCACGGCGACGCGCAGGACACGGCGGAAATGACCTCGGGCCGCTCCACCGGGTCCCGTTGGGGCCTAAAAGGCAGCGAAGCGCTCACGAACGACGGCTGGGCCGTCCACTTCGTTCTGGAGTCGGGCTTTGACTCGGATACGGGCGAATTCTCAAGCTCAGGAAAACTCTTCGGTCGGCAGTCGACGCTTTCGCTCTACCACCGCTCCTACGGCGAACTCGCCTTCGGCCGCTCCGGGAAGCCCATGTCGGGCTCCGACCAATTTACCCGCATCGGACGCTTTACGCCGTTCGGCGTCACGTACGGTGACGCGGGTCTGCTTTTCTACGGGAAGGGCGGGCGCGTCGACAACGGTATCTTCTACCAGTCGCCGAAGCTCGCGGGCTTTCGTGTCGTCCTCGCGGGCTCGCTCAATACGAGCGGCACCGAGGCCGAAAAGTGGAACGACAACAACCGCTTCCTCGGCGGCACCGTTGACTACACGTACGGGAACTTCGGCGTGATGGTCGGGGCGGAACGTATCTTCATGAGCGACGAAGATTACGCCGACAACGACGACGCCGATCCGACGACGCTCTTCGTCGGTGCGAAGTACGATTTCGGCTTCATGGAGCTTATGGGCGGCTACCAGCGCGGCTGGGGGCTCGACCGCGTCGGCGCTTTGCAGAGCATCAAGATCGGCAAGCACGGCGAAGTCGCGAAGAACGCGCAAATCAAGGATTGGGACGGCAACAGCTACATGATCGGCGCACGGATTCCCGCGTGGGGCGGCTCCGTTCGCTTGAGCGGCATCTACGTCGAAGGCGAAAACAGCCGCAACATCGCGAACAACAACGTGGGCGACCTCGGTCGGGATGCGGGCTACTACGCGCTCGGCGCGGGTTACATTTATCCCTTCAGCAAGCGCACCAACGTCTACGGCGTCCTTTCGCACCTCGAAGGGCGCAAAGGGCTCGCGAAGGACTACAACATCTACAACGGCGACGGGGACCTCGACCGTACGACGATCGCGGTCGGTTTGGTTCACAAGTTCTGA